TTGAGGCCGGCGCCGGCGACGGTCAACGTGGTGCGGCTGCCGCCGCGCGCGACCGAGGTGGCCTGGAACGGAATCGCGCGCTGGCAGTTGCCGACCGCGAACAGGCCCGGCGCGTCGACGCCGCCGCTGGCCACCAGGCCGTCCCAGCTGGCGGTTTCCACGCTGAGTTCGTTGCCCAGGCTGGACACCACCGTGGCGCCTTCGGCGGAGAAGTAGCGCAACACCACCACGTCGCTGCCGGCCATCGGCGCCGGCGACAAGGCGCTGACATAGGCCGGCAGGGCCGGCGAGCCCGACCAGGTCGCCGCCGCCGGCAGGGTCAGCGCGCCGCCGGGCGCGGTGTTGGCGGCTTCGAAGCCCTGGATGGCGGTGTGGAAATGCAGTTGCTCCGGCGTGGTCTCCAACTGGGCCTCGGTCGGCCAGGTCTGCGCGGCGAACGCGGAACGGAAGCCGCGGTTGGACAGGGACAACAGCCGGCTCTGGTCGGCCACGCAGCCCATATGCCCGGCCATGCGCAGATCGCGCTGCAGGTAGTCCATGGCGAAGCGGCTGTTTTCCTGCACTCGCGCCAGCCCTTCGGACAGTTTGTAGGTGATGCGCGAGGCGTCGAACACCTGCAACAGGCCGATCATCAGGAAGGTCCCCAGGGCCAGGGCCACCATCAGCTCCACCATGCTGAAGCCGGCGGCGTGCGACCGGAACACGTGGGCACGATTCATAGCCGGGTTCCGATGCTGACGCTGCCGTTGCTGTTGGCGCCGACCTCGCCCACCGCGCCGCGCGCGTCGGACCAGCGGATCGTCACCGTCATCTGCGGGCCGGCCAGCACCACGTCGGCGTTGGCGCCGCCGCCCAGCGTGGCGCGCACCTGGCAGCGCCAGCGCGCCATCGACGCGGCCGGCGTCACCACCGCCACCGGGCGCGAGCAGTCGCTGCCGGTCACGCCGCCGAAACTGCCCGCGGTGATCGCGGTGTACTGGGCGGCATAGCTGCGGTTGGCGCGGGCCTGATCGAGCAGGTCGTAGGCCAGGTTGGTGGCCTGGGTGCGCAGGTTCGCGCTTTGCGCGTAGCGCACGCTCAAGGTCTGCAGCATGGCGAATCCGAGCAGGCCCAGTGCGATCACCACCAGCGCGATCAGCACCTCGAGCAAGGTGAAGCCCGCGGCGGCGGCACGACGGCGCGGCGGCGCGCTCATGGGCAGGCCGCCCGTCGCAAGCGCAACTGTCCGGTAGCTGCCAACACGATCCGGCGCACCTGCTCGGCGCCGCTCTGGCATTGCTGAGGCTGCAATACGAACTCGCGCGCATTGCCATCGGC
The sequence above is a segment of the Lysobacter silvisoli genome. Coding sequences within it:
- a CDS encoding PilW family protein, whose product is MNRAHVFRSHAAGFSMVELMVALALGTFLMIGLLQVFDASRITYKLSEGLARVQENSRFAMDYLQRDLRMAGHMGCVADQSRLLSLSNRGFRSAFAAQTWPTEAQLETTPEQLHFHTAIQGFEAANTAPGGALTLPAAATWSGSPALPAYVSALSPAPMAGSDVVVLRYFSAEGATVVSSLGNELSVETASWDGLVASGGVDAPGLFAVGNCQRAIPFQATSVARGGSRTTLTVAGAGLNRSDLTTETLEGSTLYRAESEVYYVALSPDGGEPTLYRARYTAAPGSGALGLVGGAPEPLVEGIENMQLIYGQDLQTSPDQPPTGYVARQNVAQAVQTGSDKRVWRRVGLVQVAFLSRSTERAGVVAQTAMPALQVLGVRVTPPADGRYRSVYESSVALRNRLYGN
- the pilV gene encoding type IV pilus modification protein PilV, which translates into the protein MSAPPRRRAAAAGFTLLEVLIALVVIALGLLGFAMLQTLSVRYAQSANLRTQATNLAYDLLDQARANRSYAAQYTAITAGSFGGVTGSDCSRPVAVVTPAASMARWRCQVRATLGGGANADVVLAGPQMTVTIRWSDARGAVGEVGANSNGSVSIGTRL